The Salvelinus sp. IW2-2015 unplaced genomic scaffold, ASM291031v2 Un_scaffold5804, whole genome shotgun sequence genome contains a region encoding:
- the LOC112078525 gene encoding NACHT, LRR and PYD domains-containing protein 1-like, which yields MKMCYEKLMGCSSTVHFTPRLDLHTKTTVFESQSGNGRKRVQVSTGVPMLTPEIVKXLTTHNHKPTYRLQCPKAGLFQCSSTGLVFLMKGKGDVVYKVTQWDSRLLGSRIPAGPLFSIDCPEQSVRQLHLPHCMCDEKDDNLSVAHVTDDNMEIVQPLKTTATHVIVNITHLSLFGLIRNWFSFLPVRSQVLLFLRPQGNRPQKSILSVMLLPKNVPLCEGVGSLTILPEKNTAMIKNGTNTSSRSNFSQPSRKQFGENNAFPE from the exons ATGAAGATGTGCTATGAGAAACTGATGGGTTGCTCTagtacagtacacttcactcCAAGACTGGATTTACACACAAAAACTACCGTATTTGAATCACAGTCTGGGAATGGTAGGAAGCGTGTGCAG GTGTCAACAGGTGTACCAATGTTAACTCCTGAGATTGTCAAAGAWCTTACAACACATAACCACAAGCCTACGTATAG GCTCCAATGCCCCAAGGCAGGTCTTTTCCAGTGCAGTTCCACTGGACTGGTGTTTCTGATGAAAGGGAAAGGAGATGTGGTTTACAAGGTGACTCAATGGGACAGCAGACTCCTGGGCTCCAGGATACCAGCAGGACCCCTATTCAGCATTGACTGTCCTGAGCAGTCTGTACGCCAACTGCATCTCCcacactgtatgtgtgatg AGAAGGATGACAATTTGTCCGTGGCCCATGTTACTGATGACAACATGGAGATTGTTCAGCCACTCAAGACGACTGCTACACACGTCATTGTAAACATcacacacctctccctctttGGCCTCATCAGAAATTGGTTCTCCTTCCTCCCGGTCCGAAGCCAGGTGCTGCTGTTCCTCCGACCACAAGGGAACAGACCCCAGAAGAGCATACTGAGTGTTATGTTGTTGCCCAAGAATGTGCCACTTTGTGAG ggagtgggctcactcacaattttgcctgagaaaaacacagccatgataaagaatggtaccaacacatcctcgagGAGCAACTTCTCTCAACCATCCAGGAAACAGTTTGGTGAGAACAATGCCTTTCCAGAATGA